The following are encoded together in the Fundulus heteroclitus isolate FHET01 chromosome 19, MU-UCD_Fhet_4.1, whole genome shotgun sequence genome:
- the zbtb42 gene encoding zinc finger and BTB domain-containing protein 18.2 — protein sequence MEFPDHSRQLLQCLSQQRHQGFLCDCTVLVGEARFKAHRAVLASCSMYFHLFYRDQLDKRDVVHLNSDIVTAPAFSLLLEFMYEGKLEFSALPVEDVLAAASYLHMYDIVKVCKGKLKDKEVSSLDEKLGEGLGLGCLDRENSSDGELHCKQLLQRHSQGLHRASPAGDFDAANGEVRLAVTDCDRSTQSRQKANGHSGRSPDLVGVNYMSAEAETCVQTAGKTKADVSSSTALLSQRSRASDDMDCALDLSFKPLSSRDLLHPSYVSGQLALDSQQQGTEPLVKDEHDLLSEQEDSEPMSPESQRFGNSARSSVVTGFAALFPGNNGATAALLSQEEDLMDEEGEACGRREGGAGREPDRRGRLLGDSEEEEEDDLASSDISTSSGVLLPPGQQACVCPLCSKIFPSPHVLQLHLSSHFREKDGARSKLSPDGSVPTCMQCNKTFSCMYTLKRHERTHSGEKPFTCAQCGKSFQYSHNLSRHAVVHTREKPHACKWCERRFTQSGDLYRHIRKFHCGLVKTLAIG from the coding sequence ATGGAGTTCCCAGACCATAGCCGCCAGTTGCTGCAATGTCTGAGTCAGCAGCGTCACCAAGGCTTCCTCTGTGACTGCACTGTTCTGGTCGGCGAGGCTCGGTTCAAAGCACACAGAGCCGTGCTGGCCTCCTGCAGCATGTACTTCCACCTCTTCTACAGGGACCAGCTGGACAAAAGGGACGTTGTGCATCTCAACAGTGACATTGTGACGGCCCCGGCTTTCAGCCTGCTCCTTGAATTTATGTATGAGGGGAAGCTGGAGTTCAGCGCTCTGCCCGTGGAGGATGTTCTGGCGGCGGCCAGCTACCTCCACATGTACGACATAGTCAAAGTGTGCAAAGGCAAGCTGAAAGATAAGGAAGTTTCCTCCCTGGACGAGAAGTTAGGCGAGGGTTTGGGACTCGGCTGCCTGGACAGGGAGAACTCCTCGGATGGGGAGCTGCACTGTAAGCAGCTCCTTCAGCGCCACTCTCAGGGGCTTCACAGGGCCTCCCCCGCAGGAGACTTTGACGCGGCCAACGGCGAAGTCAGGCTGGCTGTCACAGATTGCGATAGGTCCACGCAGAGCAGGCAGAAGGCGAACGGTCACTCCGGCAGGTCCCCGGACCTTGTAGGTGTCAATTATATGTCAGCGGAGGCCGAGACCTGCGTCCAAAcagctggaaaaacaaaagctgatGTCAGTAGCTCCACCGCGTTGCTGTCCCAGAGGTCCCGGGCTTCGGATGACATGGACTGCGCGCTGGATTTGTCTTTCAAGCCTCTGTCTAGCAGAGATCTCTTACACCCCTCCTACGTCTCGGGACAGCTGGCCCTCGACAGCCAGCAGCAGGGCACTGAGCCACTTGTTAAAGACGAACACGACTTGCTGTCAGAGCAGGAGGACAGTGAGCCGATGAGCCCCGAGAGCCAGCGCTTTGGGAATAGCGCCAGGAGCTCAGTGGTGACAGGGTTCGCTGCCCTCTTCCCAGGCAACAACGGCGCCACAGCCGCCCTGCTCTCCCAGGAGGAGGACCTGATGGACGAGGAGGGGGAGGCCTGCGGGCGGAGGGAGGGCGGCGCGGGCAGGGAGCCGGACAGGAGGGGCAGGCTCCTGGGGGACagcgaagaggaggaggaggacgaccTGGCCTCCTCCGACATCTCCACCTCCAGCGGGGTGCTCCTGCCTCCGGGCCAGCAGGCGTGCGTGTGTCCCCTCTGCAGCAAGATCTTCCCCAGCCCGCACGTGCTGCAGCTGCACCTCAGCTCGCACTTCCGCGAGAAGGACGGCGCCCGCTCCAAGCTGTCGCCCGACGGCTCCGTGCCCACGTGCATGCAGTGCAACAAGACCTTCTCGTGCATGTACACGCTCAAGCGCCACGAGCGCACCCACTCCGGCGAGAAGCCCTTCACCTGCGCCCAGTGCGGCAAGAGCTTCCAGTACTCCCACAACCTGAGCCGGCACGCGGTGGTGCACACGCGCGAGAAGCCGCACGCCTGTAAGTGGTGCGAGCGGCGCTTCACCCAGTCCGGGGACCTTTACCGCCACATCAGGAAGTTTCACTGTGGCCTTGTTAAAACCCTCGCCATTGGATAA